The Flavobacterium sp. 123 genome contains a region encoding:
- a CDS encoding fasciclin domain-containing protein, protein MKNVSKIRNLAMIALFSILVVSCDNDNDNVVVDNTITGKASATANLSILVQALVKAQLATTLQGSGPFTVFAPTNEAFATFLATTPYATINDVPKEVLTQILLNHVVSGTVKSTDLATGYIKTLAKGSASTTNTLSMYVNTSSGVKLNGIATVTSADIMASNGIIHIVDKVIDLPTIVTHAAANANFSTLVSVLNRSGEPNFITALSGTDPFTVFAPTNAAFTSLDTELAPGGIAGVSAANLTKVLQYHVVSPANVLAASLTEGQIVTPILTPAQTFTIQLSGGAKIKDANNRISNIIITDVQCSNGVIHAIDKVLLPVL, encoded by the coding sequence ATGAAAAATGTATCTAAAATTAGAAATTTAGCTATGATTGCATTATTTTCAATCTTAGTAGTATCGTGTGATAACGATAATGACAATGTTGTTGTAGATAACACTATAACTGGAAAAGCATCTGCGACGGCAAATTTAAGCATTTTGGTTCAAGCGCTTGTAAAAGCTCAATTAGCGACTACATTGCAAGGGTCTGGTCCGTTTACAGTTTTTGCACCTACTAACGAAGCATTTGCAACTTTTCTTGCAACAACTCCTTACGCAACAATAAATGATGTACCAAAAGAAGTATTGACTCAAATTTTATTAAATCATGTTGTTTCAGGTACTGTGAAATCAACAGATTTAGCCACTGGCTACATAAAAACTTTAGCTAAGGGTTCCGCATCAACCACCAACACATTGAGTATGTATGTCAACACATCTTCCGGAGTAAAGCTAAATGGAATTGCAACCGTTACAAGTGCTGATATTATGGCTTCTAATGGAATTATTCACATAGTAGACAAAGTTATTGACTTACCTACTATTGTAACTCATGCAGCAGCAAATGCAAACTTTAGTACTTTAGTTAGTGTACTGAATCGTTCAGGTGAGCCCAATTTTATAACTGCATTATCAGGCACGGATCCATTTACCGTTTTTGCCCCAACAAATGCAGCTTTTACTTCCTTAGATACGGAATTGGCTCCTGGAGGAATTGCAGGTGTTTCAGCAGCAAACTTGACTAAAGTTTTACAATATCATGTGGTAAGTCCAGCTAATGTATTAGCAGCAAGTTTAACCGAGGGACAAATAGTAACTCCAATCCTAACACCAGCTCAAACATTTACCATACAGCTAAGCGGTGGGGCAAAAATCAAAGATGCAAACAATAGGATTTCTAATATTATTATCACCGATGTACAATGCTCTAATGGAGTCATTCATGCTATTGACAAAGTATTATTACCCGTTCTCTAA
- a CDS encoding OsmC family protein translates to MTSKVTYLGDLRTSSIHLQSGTEIISDAPLDNNGKGEAFSPTDTVANALASCMMTIMGIKARDMNVDLKGSVAEVTKIMNAEPRRIGAIEIVFEMFGTADQKNRTILERAAMTCPVFLSLNTEIEKRITFNWK, encoded by the coding sequence ATGACCTCAAAAGTAACCTATTTAGGCGATTTAAGAACCTCGTCTATTCATTTGCAATCTGGAACAGAAATTATATCAGATGCCCCATTGGATAACAACGGAAAAGGAGAAGCTTTCTCTCCAACAGATACTGTAGCAAATGCTTTAGCAAGTTGTATGATGACAATAATGGGCATAAAAGCTAGAGATATGAATGTTGATTTGAAAGGTTCTGTAGCTGAAGTAACAAAAATTATGAATGCTGAACCTAGGCGAATTGGCGCAATAGAAATCGTTTTTGAAATGTTTGGAACTGCAGATCAAAAAAACAGAACCATCTTAGAAAGAGCGGCTATGACCTGTCCCGTTTTTTTGAGTCTTAATACGGAAATAGAAAAGCGCATTACATTCAATTGGAAATAA
- the mnmA gene encoding tRNA 2-thiouridine(34) synthase MnmA gives MKRVVVGLSGGVDSSVAAYLLQQQGYEVIGLFMKNWHDDSVTISNECPWLEDSNDALLVAEKLGIPFQTVDLSEEYKEKIVDYMFNEYEKGRTPNPDVLCNREIKFEVFMKIALSLGADFVATGHYCKKGEIEVNGQKVYQLLAGTDTNKDQSYFLCQLSQEQLAKSLFPIGELTKPEVREIAAQMDLITAEKKDSQGLCFIGKVRLPEFLQQKLQPKEGLIVQIDKNNSVYTTPKQEGLTLEEEVVAAAKKIAYTPDMGKVVGKHQGAHYFTIGQRKGLNVGGTTDPLFIIATDVVTNTIYTGLSSQHPGLFRSALFIEKSEVHWIRKDLALKNGETMDVMARIRYRQPLQKATLHQFESGMYISFDEPQSAITEGQFVAWYDNDELIGSGVIS, from the coding sequence ATGAAACGTGTTGTTGTAGGTCTTTCAGGTGGTGTGGATTCAAGTGTTGCGGCTTATTTGTTGCAACAGCAAGGGTATGAAGTAATCGGTCTTTTTATGAAAAATTGGCACGATGATTCGGTTACCATTTCGAACGAATGTCCTTGGTTAGAAGATAGTAATGATGCACTCTTAGTAGCTGAAAAGCTAGGAATTCCTTTTCAAACAGTTGATTTAAGCGAAGAATACAAAGAAAAAATTGTGGACTATATGTTCAACGAATATGAAAAAGGGCGTACTCCAAACCCTGATGTTCTTTGTAATCGCGAAATAAAATTTGAAGTTTTCATGAAAATTGCCTTGAGTTTAGGCGCTGATTTTGTGGCAACAGGACATTATTGTAAAAAAGGAGAAATTGAAGTAAATGGTCAAAAAGTATATCAATTGCTTGCAGGAACTGATACCAACAAAGATCAATCCTATTTCCTTTGCCAATTATCACAAGAACAATTAGCGAAGTCATTATTCCCAATAGGCGAATTAACAAAACCTGAGGTTCGTGAGATAGCTGCTCAGATGGATTTGATTACCGCTGAAAAGAAAGATTCGCAAGGATTGTGTTTCATTGGTAAAGTTCGTTTGCCTGAATTTTTACAACAAAAATTACAACCGAAAGAAGGTTTAATTGTTCAAATTGATAAAAATAATTCGGTATATACTACCCCAAAACAAGAAGGATTAACTCTTGAAGAAGAAGTAGTAGCTGCAGCTAAAAAGATTGCTTACACGCCAGATATGGGTAAAGTTGTAGGGAAACATCAAGGCGCTCATTATTTCACTATTGGGCAACGTAAAGGTTTAAATGTGGGTGGAACTACTGATCCATTATTTATAATTGCTACTGATGTTGTCACAAATACTATTTACACCGGTTTGAGCAGTCAACATCCTGGATTGTTTAGAAGCGCCTTATTTATAGAAAAATCAGAAGTACATTGGATTCGTAAAGATTTGGCTTTGAAAAACGGAGAAACTATGGATGTTATGGCGAGAATTCGTTACAGACAACCGTTACAAAAAGCTACACTTCATCAATTTGAATCGGGCATGTATATTTCTTTTGACGAACCTCAATCTGCTATAACGGAAGGGCAATTTGTAGCTTGGTATGATAATGACGAGTTGATAGGCTCAGGAGTTATATCTTAA
- the yidC gene encoding membrane protein insertase YidC — MEEKKLDLNSIIGFVLIFGILIWIMYKNKPDEKAIAAEKAKKELVIKEAKAKELANKAVANATIAVATTGDSTQLAQLQKSLGNFAYSATLPSAKGDFTIIENELVKLKVANKGGFIVEAILKKFEKFEKGSGELVELIKDNNSNLNLQLFTADNHTLNTKDLYFEPTITKVGADQVLSMKLKAGANAFLEYKYILKPNDYMVGFDIRSQDLNKVLNTSKPLDLEWGLKTFRTEKSISYENRYTLLNYEHEGDKFNNVSGTGKDKEETPEKVNFIAFKQHFFTTILLTNTPFEKSKLQSDNLVADEKVDTVFVKQFKATVPLAYTNGEVDYKMSWYFGPSDYKTLKAYDKNLEKIIPLGWGIFGWINKFIFIPLFGFLSSYIAYGIAIIVFTILIKIAMSPITFKSFLSQAKMKVLRPEITELGEKFKKDPMKKQQETMKLYSKAGVNPMAGCIPALIQLPFMYASFQFFPSAFELRQKSFLWADDLSSFDQVVKLPFHIPMYGDHISLFPILAAIAIFFYMKMTSGDQQMAAPQQEGMPDMAKMMKYMIYISPIMMLIFFNSYGAGLSLYNFISNLITIGIMIVIKRYFIDSDKIHAQIQENKLKEPKKQGKFQRKLQEVMEQAEAQKAAQQKKK, encoded by the coding sequence ATGGAAGAAAAAAAATTAGACCTTAATTCGATTATAGGTTTTGTATTGATTTTTGGGATCTTGATTTGGATCATGTACAAAAATAAACCTGACGAAAAGGCAATTGCGGCTGAGAAAGCCAAAAAAGAATTGGTAATTAAGGAGGCTAAAGCCAAAGAGCTAGCTAACAAAGCTGTCGCAAATGCTACAATTGCTGTTGCAACAACTGGCGATTCTACACAATTAGCTCAACTACAAAAAAGCTTAGGTAATTTTGCATATTCTGCGACACTTCCTTCTGCGAAAGGTGATTTTACTATCATCGAAAATGAATTAGTGAAATTGAAAGTAGCTAATAAAGGAGGATTTATTGTTGAAGCTATTCTGAAAAAATTTGAGAAATTTGAGAAAGGTTCAGGGGAATTAGTTGAATTGATAAAAGACAACAATTCTAACTTGAATTTACAATTGTTCACTGCTGACAATCATACTTTGAATACTAAAGATTTGTATTTTGAACCAACAATTACTAAAGTTGGTGCAGATCAAGTATTGTCAATGAAATTGAAAGCGGGAGCAAATGCCTTTTTAGAATACAAATACATATTGAAACCAAATGACTACATGGTTGGTTTTGATATTCGTTCACAAGATTTGAATAAAGTTTTGAACACTTCAAAACCATTAGATTTAGAATGGGGCTTAAAAACATTCAGAACAGAAAAAAGTATCTCTTACGAAAACCGATATACGCTGCTTAATTATGAGCATGAAGGAGATAAGTTTAACAATGTTTCTGGAACAGGAAAAGATAAAGAAGAGACTCCTGAAAAAGTGAATTTTATCGCTTTCAAACAGCATTTCTTTACCACAATATTATTGACGAACACACCATTTGAGAAATCAAAACTTCAGTCTGATAATCTTGTTGCTGATGAAAAAGTGGATACTGTATTTGTAAAACAATTCAAAGCAACTGTGCCTTTAGCTTATACAAACGGCGAAGTTGATTATAAAATGAGTTGGTATTTTGGACCTTCTGATTACAAGACTTTAAAAGCATATGATAAAAATCTAGAGAAAATTATTCCATTAGGTTGGGGGATTTTCGGATGGATTAACAAATTTATTTTTATTCCATTATTTGGATTTTTAAGTTCGTATATCGCTTATGGAATTGCCATCATTGTATTTACAATTTTGATAAAAATAGCGATGTCACCTATTACTTTTAAATCATTCTTGTCACAAGCCAAGATGAAAGTATTGCGACCAGAAATTACAGAATTGGGTGAAAAGTTCAAAAAAGACCCAATGAAAAAGCAGCAAGAAACTATGAAGTTGTATAGTAAAGCTGGAGTGAATCCTATGGCAGGTTGTATTCCCGCTTTGATTCAGCTTCCGTTTATGTACGCATCGTTTCAGTTTTTTCCATCTGCTTTTGAATTAAGACAAAAAAGTTTCCTTTGGGCAGACGATTTATCTTCTTTTGACCAAGTAGTGAAATTGCCTTTCCACATTCCGATGTATGGAGATCACATTAGTTTGTTTCCAATACTTGCTGCTATAGCTATTTTCTTCTATATGAAAATGACTTCTGGAGATCAACAGATGGCGGCTCCTCAACAAGAAGGTATGCCAGATATGGCTAAAATGATGAAATATATGATTTATATTTCGCCAATTATGATGTTGATTTTCTTCAATAGTTATGGAGCAGGATTGAGTTTGTATAACTTTATTTCGAACTTAATTACAATTGGAATTATGATTGTAATAAAAAGATACTTTATCGATAGTGATAAGATTCATGCTCAAATTCAAGAGAATAAATTGAAAGAGCCGAAAAAACAAGGTAAGTTCCAACGAAAACTTCAAGAAGTAATGGAACAAGCTGAGGCGCAAAAAGCGGCTCAACAAAAGAAAAAATAA
- a CDS encoding S8 family serine peptidase produces MKKLLLLSLVFFVSISVFSQEDAWVYFKDKPNAQLYYDSPLLMLTQRALDRRTNQNIVLDLKDIPIDPLYISHIKNSNGITVLAKSKWLNSVHVRGTQADINSLALLTFVDRIDFADKTLNQTGKKPIVKKLTKVNKIQKTKVDYAYGTSANQIQMLNGQVLHQQNYTGSGKIIAIMDAGFPGVNSTQPFQRLINNNQILGGYNYVLRDSNFYTGDSHGTSVLSLMGGYKENSLIGTAPDSSYYLFITEDDTSENPIEESLWVEAAEKADSLGVDIINTSLGYFDYDNPAYSHTYSEMDGATAYMSRGAVIAFSRGMIVVAAAGNSNNDGDPNTDSHIAVPADAAGVIAVGAVNSTEMLTSFSSIGPSYDNRIKPDVVAQGQSDYVSDEFGNIVTGNGTSFSSPIMAGMIACLWQAFPSKTNAEIKQLILEVSDRFANPNNLYGYGIPDFSLALSNGLSVDQVSKNDALIYPNPTNDLVSIVLPTNGSKGTFVMYTILGQKVLEKNISGQSVVISLKTLNKGMYLYKLESDIYATTGKIIKN; encoded by the coding sequence ATGAAAAAGCTACTACTACTGTCCCTTGTTTTTTTTGTTTCCATATCTGTTTTTTCTCAAGAAGATGCTTGGGTTTATTTTAAAGATAAACCGAATGCTCAACTGTATTATGATTCTCCTTTATTAATGCTTACGCAAAGAGCTTTGGATAGGAGGACAAACCAAAATATAGTTTTGGACTTGAAAGATATTCCAATTGACCCATTATATATAAGTCATATAAAAAATTCAAATGGAATAACGGTTTTAGCTAAATCAAAATGGTTGAATTCGGTTCATGTTCGAGGAACTCAGGCTGATATTAATTCGTTGGCACTTTTGACATTTGTTGATCGAATAGATTTTGCAGATAAAACACTCAATCAGACAGGAAAAAAACCAATTGTAAAAAAGTTAACTAAAGTCAATAAAATTCAAAAAACCAAAGTTGATTATGCTTACGGTACTTCTGCCAATCAAATTCAGATGCTTAATGGACAGGTTTTACATCAACAAAATTATACAGGTTCTGGAAAAATAATAGCCATAATGGATGCTGGATTTCCAGGTGTAAATTCAACCCAACCTTTTCAACGATTAATTAATAACAATCAGATTTTAGGCGGTTATAATTATGTTTTGAGAGATTCTAATTTTTATACTGGTGATTCACATGGTACATCAGTGCTTTCTTTGATGGGAGGCTACAAAGAGAATTCATTAATTGGTACTGCTCCAGATTCTTCCTATTATTTATTCATTACTGAAGATGACACATCTGAAAACCCAATTGAAGAATCACTTTGGGTTGAAGCAGCAGAAAAAGCGGATAGCCTAGGCGTTGATATTATAAATACATCTTTGGGATACTTTGATTATGATAATCCAGCTTACAGTCATACTTACAGCGAAATGGACGGCGCAACAGCTTATATGTCTCGTGGAGCAGTAATTGCTTTTAGTCGGGGAATGATTGTGGTTGCTGCGGCTGGAAATTCTAACAATGATGGTGATCCTAATACAGATTCACATATTGCAGTGCCAGCGGATGCGGCAGGAGTAATTGCTGTTGGTGCTGTAAATTCAACGGAGATGCTTACATCTTTTAGTTCTATCGGCCCATCATATGACAACAGAATAAAACCAGATGTTGTAGCTCAAGGACAATCTGATTATGTTTCGGATGAATTTGGAAATATAGTAACGGGTAATGGAACTTCATTTTCAAGTCCAATAATGGCAGGGATGATAGCGTGTTTGTGGCAGGCTTTTCCTAGTAAGACAAATGCTGAAATCAAACAATTGATTCTAGAAGTATCTGATCGATTTGCAAATCCTAACAATTTATATGGATATGGAATTCCTGATTTTAGTTTGGCCTTGTCTAATGGATTGTCTGTAGATCAGGTATCTAAAAATGACGCATTGATTTATCCAAATCCGACTAATGATTTAGTATCAATTGTGCTTCCTACTAACGGTAGTAAAGGGACTTTTGTGATGTATACTATTTTGGGACAAAAGGTTTTAGAAAAAAACATATCAGGTCAATCCGTTGTCATTTCATTAAAAACGTTGAATAAAGGAATGTATTTATATAAATTAGAATCCGATATTTACGCTACAACTGGAAAAATAATTAAAAATTAA
- a CDS encoding CTP synthase has translation MNQTKYIFVTGGVTSSLGKGIIAASLAKLLQARGYRTTIQKFDPYINVDPGTLNPYEHGECYVTDDGAETDLDLGHYERFLNVPTSQANNVTTGRIYLSVIEKERRGEFLGKTVQVVPHITNEIKDRMQLLGKSGDYDIVITEIGGTVGDIESLPYIESVRQLVWDLGENNAIVIHLTLVPYLAAAGELKTKPTQHSVKTLMESGIKADILVCRTEHEISDEIRNKLALFCNVKREAVIQSIDASTIYEVPNLMLEEGLDVVALKKLDLPKKAAPDLKNWNTFLKRLKNPKHTVNIGLVGKYVEMQDCYKSILEAFIHAGAANETKVNVISIHSEYIDASNVNEKLAGLDAILVAPGFGERGIEGKIETVRYARENKVPFFGICLGMQMAIIEYSRNILGLADANSTEMNENTSNPVVNLMEEQKTITDKGGTMRLGAWKCDLKSDSLAYKIYGKATISERHRHRYEYNSEYVDQLQKAGLIASGINPDTGLVEIVEIENHPFFIGVQYHPEYKSTVANPHPIFVSFVAAAVKAKKK, from the coding sequence ATGAATCAAACGAAATATATTTTTGTTACTGGCGGTGTGACTTCTTCTTTAGGAAAAGGAATTATAGCGGCATCTTTGGCGAAATTATTACAGGCAAGAGGATATAGAACAACTATTCAAAAGTTCGATCCTTATATTAATGTTGACCCAGGTACTTTAAATCCATACGAACACGGAGAATGTTATGTGACTGATGATGGTGCAGAAACGGATTTGGATTTAGGACATTATGAGCGTTTTCTTAATGTTCCAACTTCTCAAGCGAACAATGTTACCACAGGTAGAATTTATCTTTCGGTTATTGAAAAAGAAAGAAGAGGAGAGTTTTTAGGGAAAACAGTTCAGGTTGTTCCTCATATCACCAATGAAATTAAGGATAGAATGCAATTGCTTGGGAAATCAGGTGATTATGACATTGTTATTACTGAAATTGGTGGAACTGTAGGGGATATTGAATCATTGCCTTATATCGAATCTGTTCGTCAATTGGTTTGGGATTTAGGAGAAAATAATGCAATTGTAATTCACCTTACTCTTGTTCCATATTTAGCTGCAGCTGGGGAATTGAAAACAAAACCAACACAGCATTCGGTTAAAACTTTAATGGAAAGTGGTATAAAAGCAGACATTTTAGTTTGTAGAACGGAGCACGAAATTTCAGATGAAATCCGTAATAAATTAGCTTTATTTTGCAATGTTAAGAGAGAAGCTGTTATTCAATCTATTGATGCCTCAACTATTTATGAAGTCCCTAACTTGATGTTAGAAGAAGGACTTGATGTGGTAGCATTGAAAAAATTAGATTTGCCTAAAAAAGCGGCTCCAGATTTGAAAAACTGGAATACGTTTTTGAAGCGTTTAAAAAACCCAAAACATACCGTAAATATCGGTTTGGTTGGGAAATATGTAGAAATGCAAGATTGTTACAAGTCTATTTTAGAAGCGTTCATTCATGCTGGTGCAGCGAATGAAACTAAAGTAAATGTGATTTCAATCCATTCAGAATATATTGATGCCTCAAATGTAAATGAAAAATTAGCGGGATTAGATGCGATTCTTGTTGCTCCAGGTTTTGGAGAAAGAGGAATTGAAGGTAAAATTGAAACCGTTCGTTATGCACGAGAAAATAAAGTACCGTTTTTCGGAATTTGTTTAGGAATGCAAATGGCAATTATTGAGTATTCAAGAAATATTTTAGGTCTTGCAGATGCTAATTCAACTGAAATGAATGAAAACACTTCTAATCCAGTTGTTAACTTGATGGAAGAGCAAAAAACAATCACTGATAAAGGTGGAACAATGCGTCTTGGAGCTTGGAAATGTGATTTGAAATCAGATTCTTTGGCATACAAAATTTATGGAAAAGCTACTATTTCAGAGCGTCACCGTCACCGTTATGAATACAACAGTGAGTATGTAGATCAATTGCAAAAAGCAGGTTTGATAGCTTCAGGAATTAATCCAGATACAGGTTTGGTAGAAATTGTTGAGATTGAAAATCATCCATTTTTTATTGGTGTACAATACCACCCTGAATATAAAAGTACAGTAGCTAATCCACATCCTATATTTGTGAGTTTTGTAGCAGCAGCTGTTAAAGCAAAGAAAAAATAA
- a CDS encoding toxin-antitoxin system YwqK family antitoxin: MRKYKISFFTLLMLVFFSQNILSQTDFNKLDEKGKKHGVWKGVYEESKRPRYQGVFSHGKEVGLFKFFDDTKAGDVIATREFIPLNNEAYTVFYDQSKNKVSEGKVVNKLFEGQWKYYHRASTKIMTIENYKNGKLEGLRTVFFPDGKIAEEMNFKNNLKEGIYKKYTEKGIVLEESFFKNNDYNGKAIFRDTDGNVASSGFFVNGKKTGIWQFFEKGKLIKEMDMSFSENSTKASPN; encoded by the coding sequence ATGAGAAAATATAAGATTAGTTTTTTTACACTTTTGATGTTGGTTTTTTTTAGCCAAAATATTCTATCGCAAACAGATTTCAACAAGTTAGATGAAAAAGGCAAAAAGCATGGTGTTTGGAAAGGTGTTTATGAAGAGTCCAAAAGACCTCGATATCAAGGCGTATTTTCGCATGGCAAAGAAGTAGGTCTTTTTAAGTTTTTTGACGATACAAAAGCAGGAGATGTTATAGCAACAAGAGAATTCATCCCTTTGAATAACGAAGCCTATACTGTTTTTTACGACCAAAGCAAAAATAAAGTAAGTGAAGGAAAAGTCGTGAATAAATTATTTGAAGGGCAATGGAAATATTACCATCGCGCTTCAACAAAAATAATGACTATCGAAAACTATAAAAACGGAAAATTAGAAGGATTACGAACCGTCTTTTTTCCTGATGGTAAAATTGCTGAAGAAATGAATTTTAAAAATAATTTGAAAGAAGGGATTTATAAAAAGTATACGGAGAAAGGCATTGTTTTAGAAGAATCATTTTTTAAAAATAATGACTACAATGGTAAAGCCATTTTTAGAGATACAGATGGAAATGTGGCTTCAAGTGGATTTTTTGTGAATGGAAAAAAAACGGGTATTTGGCAATTCTTCGAAAAAGGAAAATTAATCAAAGAAATGGACATGAGTTTTTCTGAAAATAGTACAAAAGCAAGTCCTAATTAA
- a CDS encoding DUF3820 family protein, with amino-acid sequence MEQNQQQLIKLAHTKMPFGKYEGKYLIDLPEYYVVWYSNKGFPKGELGQQLQLIYELKLNGLEELIRNIKKRYPKPL; translated from the coding sequence TTGGAACAAAATCAACAACAACTTATAAAACTTGCCCACACCAAAATGCCTTTTGGCAAATATGAAGGCAAGTATCTGATTGATTTGCCAGAGTATTATGTGGTTTGGTACAGCAATAAAGGATTTCCAAAAGGCGAACTAGGACAACAGTTGCAATTAATCTATGAATTGAAGCTTAATGGCCTTGAGGAGTTAATTCGAAATATAAAAAAACGATATCCAAAACCACTTTAA